The DNA segment CAAGATACAAATGCAAGGAATGAAACTGTCTACAAAATGCATGATCTCATCCATGACATGTCACAAATGGTTTCTAGTGATATATGCTTCCAAGTCATTGACATGTCAGATGACTACCCCTTATTTGGAAATACTTGTCACTTGTCGATGCTTCGAGATAGTTTGAATCCAATACATCTGAAGGCCTCGGAGAAAAATGAAAGGTTGAGGACATTTTTgatgatcaataagaatggtgCTGATGGGGGACAGCTAGATAATGATTTTTTCTCCCATTTGCGATCTTTGCGGGTGTTGGATCTGACTCGAATTGGCCTTAGTGAATTCACCATCAGTTCTTCTAAGCCCTTGAAGTTTCTTCGTTATCTTAATCTCTCAGAAAACAAGATTTCAAGAGTACCAAACTCCATATGTCGTCTTTTTGCTTTACAAACACTGAAACTAAAAAATTGCACTCAAATTACAGCATTTCCTGAAGACACAAAAAATATCTCCAAATTACGACATCTGGATTTGGATATAATAGAACAGCTTGTCCATATGCCACCAAATTTTGGAAGGCTAACTGAACTCCAAGCTCTTTCTGCGTTCATAGTCGGAGACAAAAAGGAAAATGGTATCGCACAAATAAGCAATATGAATTCACTGAGGGGATCACTCTGCATTAAAAACATGGATCAAGTCACAGATGTTGCAGAGGCCATTGAGGCCAAGCTGCACGAGAAGCTGTTTTTGGACAATCTCGAGCTACAATGGGTGGATTTGGGAAATTTTTCTCAGGGTTCTCTAGAACAGGCACAAAATCTACATGATTCGGTTCTCGAAAATCTTCGGCCTCATCAAAATTTGAAAGAATTGGCCATTAAGAAGTATTGTGGAAGATTCTATCCAACTTGGCTCAGTGATCCAAGTCGCAAAATTACGCGCATTCACTTGGCAAGGCTCAAGTATTGTGATAGTCTTCCACCTCTTGGACAGCTTCCTTCCCTAGAGTTTTTTCATATATCGAATCTGCCTGTTTTGGAGTTGATCGATGAGAATTTTTATGGTACAGAGAAGTTCCCATCATTGGAATCTTTCGAAGTAGAAAACATGGATAAATTGATCAACTGGGAATTCACAAATACAGTTGATGTCATGCCTCTccttcaaattttcagaattcATGGTTGCCCAAGTTTGACAAATGTGCCTATAAACTTGAGATCCCATCCGAATTTGAATATCAGTGACTGCCCAAACCTAGCAATGGTGCTTCCATAACGAGTAGTGAATTCTTGGTTCATCACAATCAGTTTTATGTTCAGGTACAACATGTTTAATTCAAGTGGCATGCCTATTAAAACAAAATTGAATTTGGCTAACCAGTAACCATGGTGTTGGTTTTGTCTATTGTACAGGGGAGATTACAGATTATTGAAGCAGCTCAATTGGCGATTTGACttatacatggtgggcatggaattgggcataaaagaactctatatatatatatatactaaaaaaatgtacgtgcgttgcacgtaacaacaattttatttgattgagacCAA comes from the Henckelia pumila isolate YLH828 chromosome 1, ASM3356847v2, whole genome shotgun sequence genome and includes:
- the LOC140874372 gene encoding putative disease resistance protein At3g14460 encodes the protein MLFSVEEQENLKSIGKEIAKKCKGLPLAAKTLGSLLSNSGSSEDQWLCILNSKLWNLPEDKIFPALMLSFLHLPPALQKCFAYCSLFPKNHEFEVEELVLLWMAEGFIRPIEGMRLEDIGSKYFDDHYLRSFFEQDTNARNETVYKMHDLIHDMSQMVSSDICFQVIDMSDDYPLFGNTCHLSMLRDSLNPIHLKASEKNERLRTFLMINKNGADGGQLDNDFFSHLRSLRVLDLTRIGLSEFTISSSKPLKFLRYLNLSENKISRVPNSICRLFALQTLKLKNCTQITAFPEDTKNISKLRHLDLDIIEQLVHMPPNFGRLTELQALSAFIVGDKKENGIAQISNMNSLRGSLCIKNMDQVTDVAEAIEAKLHEKLFLDNLELQWVDLGNFSQGSLEQAQNLHDSVLENLRPHQNLKELAIKKYCGRFYPTWLSDPSRKITRIHLARLKYCDSLPPLGQLPSLEFFHISNLPVLELIDENFYGTEKFPSLESFEVENMDKLINWEFTNTVDVMPLLQIFRIHGCPSLTNVPINLRSHPNLNISDCPNLAMVLP